In one window of Photorhabdus laumondii subsp. laumondii DNA:
- a CDS encoding PTS lactose/cellobiose transporter subunit IIA gives MDLEQAIDLEKTIDLEKTIVELLVYAGSARSHALMALQHARNGDFQTAQTLMAESQQAIKEAHTIQTTLIGLDEGCGKLPVNLITVHAQDHLMNAMVIQDLASDMIELYRRMSSQEEKT, from the coding sequence ATGGATTTAGAACAAGCTATTGATTTAGAAAAAACTATTGATTTAGAAAAAACTATTGTAGAACTGCTGGTTTATGCCGGAAGCGCACGCAGTCATGCACTAATGGCATTACAACATGCCAGAAACGGTGATTTTCAAACAGCACAAACACTGATGGCTGAATCTCAACAGGCGATCAAAGAAGCACACACGATTCAGACTACCCTCATTGGATTAGATGAAGGCTGCGGTAAATTACCTGTCAATCTCATCACCGTCCATGCGCAAGATCATTTAATGAACGCAATGGTTATTCAAGATCTTGCCAGCGATATGATTGAACTCTATCGCCGAATGTCATCACAAGAGGAAAAAACATGA
- a CDS encoding 6-phospho-beta-glucosidase, with protein MKQIKIAIIGGGSSYTPELVEGLIQHKKEIPLSELALVDIDSGKQKVEIIAALTRRMLARYGMEHVIVSVHFTPDNAIRGASFILTQLRVGQLPARVADERLGLKYGLIGQETTGVGGFAKALRTIPVLLDIAHKVEQLAPDAWIINFTNPAGIVTEAISRYSKAKIIGLCNVPVTMHHMIANMLQRPYQDVQLHFAGLNHMVWVHQVLVSGQDKTQQVLDMLCNGAILTMNNIQEAPWPPPLLKALGAIPCPYHRYFYQTRNMLQEEREAAFEQGTRAEQVMKVEQELFELYADPELDHKPEQLSFRGGAFYSEVALDLICAIHNNLNSQLVVNTTNHGAIRGLPDDAVIETNCIINAEGAHPLTFGRLPDSMYALTQQIKTYERLTIKAAIHGDRNAALLALITNPLVADIDIASPLLDDVLTINRDYLPQFQ; from the coding sequence ATGAAACAAATCAAAATAGCCATTATTGGTGGCGGTAGCAGCTACACACCTGAATTAGTCGAAGGGCTTATTCAACATAAAAAAGAGATTCCACTATCTGAACTGGCACTAGTTGACATTGACAGTGGAAAACAGAAAGTAGAAATTATCGCCGCGCTTACTCGCCGTATGTTAGCTCGTTACGGCATGGAACACGTTATTGTCAGCGTCCATTTCACACCAGATAACGCCATTCGCGGTGCCAGTTTTATTTTAACTCAACTACGGGTCGGTCAGCTTCCAGCTCGCGTTGCGGACGAGCGTCTGGGGCTAAAATATGGCTTGATCGGTCAGGAAACTACTGGCGTAGGTGGCTTTGCCAAAGCATTACGCACCATCCCCGTATTGCTAGATATTGCCCATAAAGTTGAGCAACTTGCACCCGACGCATGGATTATTAACTTCACCAATCCAGCCGGGATCGTTACCGAAGCGATTTCCCGCTATAGCAAAGCAAAAATTATCGGCCTATGTAATGTCCCGGTTACCATGCATCACATGATAGCGAATATGCTACAACGCCCTTATCAGGACGTGCAGTTACACTTTGCCGGGCTGAATCATATGGTCTGGGTACATCAAGTACTGGTTTCAGGTCAGGATAAAACTCAACAGGTACTTGATATGCTATGCAATGGTGCAATCTTAACCATGAATAATATTCAAGAAGCACCCTGGCCCCCGCCGCTACTCAAGGCACTAGGTGCCATCCCCTGCCCTTATCATCGCTACTTCTACCAAACCCGCAATATGTTACAGGAGGAGCGCGAGGCTGCGTTCGAACAAGGCACACGAGCAGAACAGGTCATGAAAGTAGAACAGGAACTATTTGAACTGTATGCGGATCCAGAACTCGATCACAAGCCAGAACAACTCAGTTTCCGCGGTGGTGCATTCTATTCTGAGGTTGCACTGGATCTGATTTGCGCCATCCATAACAATCTCAATAGTCAATTGGTGGTCAATACCACAAACCACGGCGCTATTCGAGGTTTACCGGACGATGCTGTCATTGAAACTAATTGTATTATTAATGCAGAAGGTGCCCACCCGCTGACGTTCGGCCGCCTGCCTGACAGTATGTATGCTCTGACACAACAGATAAAAACCTATGAACGCTTAACGATCAAAGCAGCGATTCATGGCGATCGCAATGCTGCACTGTTGGCACTGATCACCAACCCGCTGGTTGCCGATATAGACATTGCTTCACCACTATTGGATGACGTATTAACGATAAACCGTGATTATCTGCCACAATTTCAATGA